Below is a window of Dromiciops gliroides isolate mDroGli1 chromosome 5, mDroGli1.pri, whole genome shotgun sequence DNA.
CTTTGGGAGGCAGGGAGAATAGAGGGTATACcacataatattttattattttatttaattaaatatgtaTTGCTTTGGGGAAAAAGTACTTTGGCtggcttaatttaaaaaataaattggtagGAACTTATGGTCAATAGTTTTCAATGGATGTTGATCAGAAATGCCAGAAACCTATAGTAACTATGGGGGCCAATATGTAAGGGGAGCCCCTGGTTGTTCACTGTACCCAATGACTATATCTATAATTTCAGAACAGTATTGTCTGATTCCCACACTTTATCCTCCACTAAATTAACTCAACCAAATACTTGCTTGTTTTGCTACCTAAACACAGCCAGTATGATTACAATGTAGAGGGTCGTTCATAACTTGAGAAATAGAAGTTTCCTTCCAAGGCATTTTATCATACTGATTCAGCTTTTCAATATCCAATGCTGAGGCCAGATGTACCAATTGTTATTCTTAGTGACTTTTCCAACATTAAAATGCAGTTTGTTTCTTTAAGAAACTgttcaattggggcagctagatggtacagcggataaagcatcggccctggattcaggaggacctgagttcaaatccaacctcagacacttgacacttactagctgtgttgaccctgggcaagtcacttaaccctcattgtcctgcaaaaaaaaaagaaaagaaaagaaaagaaaagaaacttttcaAGATATTCATGAATGTGGGATAATGGTCTAAGATGAAATTCAAGGCTATAAATATGCCTAAAgttatataactttttttcagATGTTATAGATTTGGAAAACAAGAATAAAGTAGGCCTGAATTCTCTGCCTAGAAGTGTGACCAGTACTATAAATGTTGCTGCCTTTCACACCCCCTTATCCCCACTTTTATCTAAAAGTATCCAGTCAGTGTTTTCCCAAATTTCAAAAAAAGAGACATTGATGTGGGTTGTGCTTTGTCACATTTAAGTCTGGATAGGACAGAGACCCAGCTGTTTCTGTGTGACTCATGAAGAGGCCAGCTTTGACTTTAATTCAGAGAACTGTCCTAGCAATTTCTGCCAGGCTCCCTTTACCTCCTTATTCCTCAGACTATAAATCATAGGATTCAGCATTGGTGTTAAAAGGGCATAGAACAGTGTGATCATCTTCTCCTGAAGAATATTGGGGCTTGAATGAGGCTGAATGTAAATGAAGATTGCCATTCCATAGCACAAAGCGACGACTGTTAGGTGAGAGGCACAAGTATGaaatgctttcttccttccctctgtggaCTGGATCTTCAGGATAGTGGTGATGATCTGGATATAGGACAGCAGAACAAGGCAGAATGGGGTCATGAGCAGAATAATGCTGGAAACAGTAATTGCAACTTCGTTGGAGGAAGTATCCACACAGGCAAGCCTAACCAAGGCTAAAATTTCACATGCTATGTGGTCAATGACATTGTTTGTGCACATAGGCAATTGGAAGGTAAAAACTGTATGCAGGACAGAGTTGAGGGAACCACCAACCCAAGAGGCAGCCATCAGCCTGGCACATAACCCTCCATGCATTATGGCTGAGTAGCGCAGCGGATCACACACTGCCACATAGCGGTCATAAGACATTACTGCCAACAACACGAATTCAGTCCCACCCATTGCTAGGGAGAAAAATAACTGTGCTGCACAACTCACATAAGGAATTGATTTCTGCTCTTGCAAGAAGTGGGTCAACAGCTGAGGCACAATGCTGGTGGCATAAGAGACATCAACAAGGGAGAGATTGGTAAGAAAGAAGTACATAGGGGTGTGGAGGCGAGTGTCCAATCTGATTAGGAGAATTATAAGAAAGTTTCCCAATACAGTCAAAAGGTACATGGAAAGAAACAGGACAAAGAACAAAACTTGAATCCCCCAGTCACTAGACAGCCCCAGAAGAATGAATTCATTCACCCACGTCTGGTTATTTGTTTCCATTAAATTGGGAGGGTAATCTGCAGGGAAAGGAACAAATAACAAGAACCACTTTGTTAGAGAAAAAACAAAGTATGAGAAAAGCTTTTAAAGgaagtatattttctcatttgtattacTGTATAACTTGAAGTAGCTCTGTTACTTTGAACAGGGTGCTCCTGAGACTAAATGAAATAAGCTGCCCATGAGGTAATAAGCCACCTGCTTTGAGAAATATTCAAGAGTAACCAATTGCCACTTTAAGAAGCTATTGCCAAGGAGCTGGAACATTGCATAGGGATgtgattagatgatctttaaagtcctttccagctctaagattctacgACCTCAAGTTTGGTACCACTATGGACTACTTCTGCCTTATTATATGGCCATGGACTGACCTCCTAACCAGGTTCTGCTTCCCTTCCCCTGTTCATTCAAGGCCATCACTTTCCATCTTTTCTGTGATGTTACTACATCAATCATCCTCTCTCTCAAGTATCTTCAATGGAAGCATCTTTACTGACTCTATCCCTTCAGCCTACAAACACACTTAGGTTTCCACTATTGTGAAAAATAGGCTGCCGTATCTTCAAACCATTCTGTTTCTCCTCGCTTCTAGAAATGGAACTCTACAATCTCACCTTGTACCCTGGGCAATTTGGCTTCCAGACAAACTATTGCACTGTGATATCCCTTCCCTCCAGGATAACTGATGGCATAAAAAGTATAGTCAAAAGAACAATGGATATGAAGATAATGCAATTTAGTTCAACAAGCTGACTTTGAATCCCAGCTCCATGACTGTCtatttgaccttgagcaaattacttaaattctctgggatttgatttttctcatttgtaaaacaaggaggttggaaTTAATGAACTCTAATCACTCTTCCTGTACAAAAAGGACAACTGGTTCCTAAGGGTTCATTCCAACCCTGAGACTGACTCTGTGATTCTATTACTCTAATCTTTATTCAATTCTTACTGTCCTTGACCCCTCAGTAAATATTTGCCACAGTGTACCACCATTGTCCTTGCTATTTTCTCCTCCTGTGATTTTTATATCATTATCCTTGCATATTTTTCTCCTACCTTGCAGATTACTTGTCTTCTTCATTGTTAACCTCCTGCTTCTTCCATAACATTAAATGTAGGTGTTTCCCAAAGTTCTGTCCATGACTCTAATCTCTTctctacatatattttctcctttgtgaTTTCATCCATTCTCATTTGTTCAATTGTCAATTATGGCTTTATTTTCAAGCTTAACCTTTCCCCAGTATTCCTGATTTATATTGCCAAATATCTCCTGGAAATTTCTTCTGAGATGCTTCATTGACACCTCTTATTCAATGTGACCAAAGCtgtacttaaatttttttcactcaAAACATGACCCCATACCCAACCTATCTCTGGTAATGACATCATCATCCTATCAGTCACCTAGACAGTATCTCAGAATCATCATTGAGTCTTCTTCATCCCCTATGTCTAAGAAGATGTCATTTTTGTCCATTCTACCTGTTATACctcattatttcatctttttttattgccATGATAACCACCCTCATCTCTGCATTTTTAGGCATTTTGATAGCATCCTGACTGACTGCCTCTAGTCCCTTCCTCATCCAAACCATCATTCATACCTGTGCCTGAATAGTTTAACtcattattttgcttttaaaaaaatttaactccctattgactttttttttttttgcggggcaatgggggttaagtgacttgcccagggtcacacagctagtaagtgtcaagtgtctgaggctggatttgaactcaggtactcctgaatccaaggccgatgctttatccactgcgccacctagctgccccccctattgactttcaaataaattaTGATACTGGCATTCAAAATCTCAATCTGAATTGAATCTACCTTTTTTTTAGCCCTATCTTATACTAATTTCCTACATCctactctctcccttttctttgttcACTCTGTCCCACATGCCTAGGATATATACCTCTTCCATGTCCTTTTGTtgaaatccttcccttcctttaagaTCCAATTGCactgtcatcttttttttaaagtttcctctGAATTCCTCAGCTAAAATCAATCTCCCCATGaaatttcttacagcactttGCTACATCTCATTTCCCCTAGTATCATAATGATATttgtatgtctttttttcccattacaccCCTAATACATGAGAGATAAATCTATGTCATAgatgttttgtttgctttgtgcTTAACCCGGTGCCTTGGATATTAGTgtatgcttaataaacatttcccAAATCTAGTTTTTATGATCCTTATTAATTtttctgatgataataataaaatttaacatttatatagcactttaaggtttgcaaagtgttttacatagaAATAATTCAATGtttacaacaaccatgtgagataggtactattattatccccattttatagatgtggaaacacTGAGGCTAAGGGAAGTTACataatttgccaagggtcacacagttaataattatctgaggcagaattaaaaCTCAGTCTATTGATTCAGAGTATAATTCCACAACCTTACTTAGCTGCCTCATGATATAAATTCATTTGCATATCTGAAGGACAGAAAATATCATTAATATGTCTCAGGCAATGAATCCAACAAAGAATTCAAGTAGAGATGAATATAATGCTGTAATCCAGGAAATTAGAGTGCAATTCCCACTTTATCTTGACTTTTTCCagatattatctttattttccctaCTCCCTCGGCTAAAGCATACCGAACTACCCTGACCTAAAAGAAATCACTCCTCTTGTTATTGTTGActcatttaagtcatgtctgactctcctgtgacccccattttgggggttttcttggtaaaggtactagagtggcttgccattttcttctccagttcattttacagatgaggaatggaggcagacagggttaaatgatttgcccaggatcacacagctaataagcatctgagtctagatttaaactcaggtcttcctgactttggaggTGGTGTTATtttcactgtgccatgtagctgtctAGCTCCACTTATAAATGACTTATATGTTGAAGAGACTTTCTCAGAGTCTTAAGATATTAAGTGCTTGTCAGACAAAGGCTACCTcttgtctcttcttccttcaccAATCTACAGAGCAGTGcctaaaaaacaactgactgaATTATATGAATCTCTCTTTGTCAAGCCTTGCATACTGGCTTATAATTGTCTCCCAGGAACTTTTACATCTCTAATTCCCATGAGGGCAGAGCCTTTCTTGTCTAAATCTTATGGCCTCTCCCAGAGCTGAAGACATTGCTCTGTACATATGTGGCCttctcatagatttagaactaaaaggggcTTTAGAattcatgtagtccaacccattaacaatagtatttatttagtgcttaccatatgccaggcacaatgctaaacatttaacaattattttctcatttgatcctcacaacaatcattgGGAGCAGTTGctattattactcttattttacagatagggaaactgaagtagttggaggttaagtgatttgcccaaggtcatacagctaataaatgtctgagactggatttaaactcaggtcttccttattcttgGCCTGCACTTTATTCACAATACCACTTAGCAGCAtctaacactttcattttatagataagaaactgagaccaagaaggGTAAAGTaatttgtcctgggtcacacagataagaagtatctaagacaggatttgacaCGCTTATCcatgctgcttaataaatgcttgttgaattaaattggaatTGAATGGAATTTGAGTTGAATTAAGTTAAATTGAATGgaatcatatatgtgtatagaacCTCCATGACTATAGGATAGGTAAATGGAATTGTAAGTAGATatatggttttggtttttcttcttaaagagagggaaagatttaaaaatacaCTGATAAGAATTTTGAGGGGGGGGGAAATTCTATAGTAGTTGGTAGAGGGGGATTAGAAACCCTCATATAGAAGGAGATTTTCACATGGAAAGAATAGCTGACAGAGTAAGAATTAGAAGAACTTACAGTGAAATGTCCTGTTACATTCAAGGTAACATTCTTCCTCCCCTGAGGTTcatagaggttaagcaacttgcccaggatctcacagctaataagcatgATAAGTGGTATTTGAAACCAGGCCTTCTCAAATCCAAAATCAGTTCTGAGGAGTAcgaataatgaatcccatgaaatAGTCACATGCATTTGAAATTGTACTGTTCATAATTTAAAGTAAAACATGATCATTGGTTCCAGCCCAGCAGAAATTTTCAGTGCCAACTGGAATCATGTGACCACTTCACCGGATTCTTTATTTGTACTAATTAGGCCCTAGCTGTATTTCTACCTTTACTTTTCTTCTTGAAGAGAAgttctattcactatgtcatCTACCATTAAATATCATGCTAAAAAAAACTCCGCAGAGTAAAGAGATGAGAATAAGATATAGCTTCGTTGATACCTGTTAAAAGGACAGTCTGAAGGATAGTCAGGTAGAAGGCAAGCTGAGAACTTACATACTAGTGTTCAGAAGCTATGgttaaaatggaataaataaaatgtgacttttatttctatctttgttcCCTGTGTGTGTACCTCAGTCTATGATATTTCATTTCCATAACATCATGAAACAAGGAACATTGGTGGTTAGGGTAGTTCATAAACCTACTTGTACATTGATATACATAAACCTACTTGTATGATTTCTTTTCATAGATTCTAGAATTAGAAGAAACCACCATCTAATATCCCAATTTTCCAGATGGATAAACTAAGGCCCAGCTTCCTGATGCAATGCATCTATATTTGCATATGTAGCAAGGGACAATTAGATTGTTCAAATGCAGGTCATCTGCTTCTAATTCCTGTGGTCTTTCCACTACATTTCCATGTCAGCTTATTTGACCTTCTTTCATTGCTGCCTGAATAACTAAAATCAAGGAAAGTGAGTAAACAAGGAGGCAGAAGAAACAAATCCATGTCCCTTATCTTTGATCCCAGTCCAGAGCATTAACTGAAGCCTGGATGTTTAGCCAGCAGACCTGGAGTGAATCCTGACTGGCAGTTCCTACCAGCCTTATTCTAAGTTCTAGGGCATGCTATTTCCCCTTTCTGAGCTTCATATGTCAAATGCGAGGTATGGAATAAATAGTGGATATTCATGCCTGTGATCACAAAACTAGCTAGTCTCAAAGGGAGAATTCaaaaccaggttttcctgaccctaaGCTTAGCATTCTCTAGTAAACCACATGCCCTCTCCTGATAAGAGCATCTTTAGGGGCCATTCCAACTCTAATCCTATAATCTTAATGATGATACCATTGAAATTTAATGGCATTGCCCAGTCTTCAACTCTCATTACTGGGCTAAACAAAAAGCAACATTGTTAACCTGGAGACAGTCTTTTCCTAGATACTCATTGTGACAGAAGTCACAGACATTTCATTGTCAACCACTTCATAATATTTACCTAAAAGTCTGACCTCTCTTCACCAGATTCAAGTTCTTGTCTCATCAAAAGTTCTTTATCAGAAACCTTCAACTTCCCTATGTATAATTTTCATTGGATTGCCAAGAAACTTTTGACCACTTgtatattttacctttctttacagCTTTTCAAAGCAGGGTTATAAGCTTAAATTTTAGTACCTTGAATAAATGTTACAGAAAGGGTCCTACTAACCTTAgttatttggaaaagaaatatatagagagagaagaaagaggaccTTTTGCAATGCAGAGGCTGTTTGGGTAACATTGCTCAAAGGCATCCCTGAGAGGCCCACCTCTATTTATCATCCTTCTTTTCACTCCAAATTTTGCTAACTATTCCTCAAATCATTATTCCTTTAATACAATTGCTAGACATTTCTTTAACTCTTGTCTATTACTAAATAAGCTATTTGTAATCACCATTCTAAatctgctttagtttcctaaaAGTTCAAACCTCATTTCTATCTTTAAGCAGATAGTCTTcataatttattaataaagtcTTGCTCCCCAACTTTTCCCTCCAAGTATAATATTATGGAGCCTTTGGGTCTGTTGTCTGAAAGCACATATTATCAGAATAACTTTGTGAAGATTACAAAAAACCCTATATGTTGTGGTAGTATAAATAGATGAGTTTTATAAAATTAAGATGGTTTGAGTTGGAGGTCAATGATAATAATAGGCAACATTTATAAAAGGTCTAAAGTTTGTAAGGTTTATGGACTTTATCCTAATCCTAATAGTTATATTTAATatacagatagagatatagatactTAGCAGTCCCCAAtacaataatgaaatattttatatacttttcccCTGGACTGGAAATGCATAGATTTTGAATAGTCTTTACGCAATTggtaaaattaaatggaaatgccTATCAATCTGGTCCAGTGAGAATGTTGTACGTCAAAGACCCTCTTACCTCAACTCTTTCTTACAATATCACATCATAATAATCTGTGGACACTCAAGCTGTTTTCTCCCTTTGTCATGGAGAGCTGAGTGAGAAAACTAATCTGTGAATGcaaaaaacaaataggaaaaggaTACCCTGTATGCTCATGAAACTTCAACCAGTTACTCTTCACATCCCTTATTCCTTTCCATACTGTGAAAAACACGTCCAAATAACTTTAAGCAGGATAACTGAATGTTTAAAGTTAACAATTCTTCAGCCTGCTCAATTGGACCTTAAAAATCTAAAGAATCCAAGAGAAGGTTttatttgttcgtttgtttttgtctttgtattttttcaGAGGAGCTGGACTTTGAATTtgtaaagagaggaaaggagaggaaaagatagggaaggaaaatatgccttaaataaataaataacagtacTGTGCCAATTTCCTgggatattaattattaataaaatttccTATAACTAGACTCTGGATGCTAGTATGCTTGctaaacatttttatatcaaCTTTAAACttcaattcatttattttgaCAGTCTCCCTGgctctaagtctttccaggatgaAGGCAGCCGAAAGGGTCAcactttataatttaaaaaacaggaTAAAATTGTTGGTGAAATTCATTCCCAGTCCTTGAAAGACTGAGGAAGAGACCtagatgaggaggaagggcatATGAAGCTCAATTAAATAGTTTGAGGATATAGTTCTCTCATTTTGGTAAAAACTACACAGTCtcttacacacatgcatacatacacacacacacacacacacacgcacacacacacacacgcacacacgcacgcatgcATCCATCATAAACTACCAAAAGAAATGCCCA
It encodes the following:
- the LOC122729752 gene encoding olfactory receptor-like protein OLF3, which codes for METNNQTWVNEFILLGLSSDWGIQVLFFVLFLSMYLLTVLGNFLIILLIRLDTRLHTPMYFFLTNLSLVDVSYATSIVPQLLTHFLQEQKSIPYVSCAAQLFFSLAMGGTEFVLLAVMSYDRYVAVCDPLRYSAIMHGGLCARLMAASWVGGSLNSVLHTVFTFQLPMCTNNVIDHIACEILALVRLACVDTSSNEVAITVSSIILLMTPFCLVLLSYIQIITTILKIQSTEGRKKAFHTCASHLTVVALCYGMAIFIYIQPHSSPNILQEKMITLFYALLTPMLNPMIYSLRNKEVKGAWQKLLGQFSELKSKLASS